Proteins from a genomic interval of Cryptococcus neoformans var. grubii H99 chromosome 8, complete sequence:
- a CDS encoding pyruvate dehydrogenase X component → MRTTRQIVSVLRNARVVPPRPAVSNVRYATTNMAMPAMSPTMTEGGIASWKKSEGESFAAGDVLLEVETDKATIDVEAQEDGVMGKIVVQAGAQKIPVGQIIAVLAEEGDDLSSITIPETTSPAAPEQPKHQPKQQPKEEQKAAEQKAREQPRDERRHHEHKEIKHSKPLFPSVSRLLQESSLSTDEISKLKGTGRHGMLTKGDVLLALGKVKNRYGSAEKYNVDVMGPSGKRLSERGVAKEVEKKVVLDGPALRRLVVGGMAKATQPAHPIIHHETTPLPRSPDFEFDSILAPYAALLPSPQPEVKIPSKDELASSEGHLAHPRKDQFAGLY, encoded by the exons ATGAGGACGACAAGGCAGATTGTCAGTGTGTTGAGGAACGCGAGGGTGGTTCCCCCCCGACCAG CCGTGTCAAATGTTCGGTACGCAACGACCAATATGGCCATGCCTGCGATGTCGCCTACGATGACGGAAGGTGGGATCGCGtcatggaagaagagtgaagGGGAGAGTTTTGCTGCTGGGGATGTTCTTTTAGAAGTT GAGACGGACAAGGCGACGATCGATGTGGAAGCGCAGGAAGATGGTGTGATGGGCAAGATCGTC GTGCAAGCTGGCGCGCAGAAAATCCCAGTTGGTCAGATCATTGCTGTTCttgctgaagaaggggacGATCTGTCGTCCATCACTATCCCTGAAACCACTTCCCCCGCTGCTCCCGAGCAGCCCAAACACCAGCCCAAGCAACAACCCAAGGAGGAGCAAAAGGCGGCAGAGCAGAAAGCGAGGGAACAGCCAagggatgagagaaggCACCATGAACACAAGGAGATCAAACATTCCAAACCATTGTTCCCTAGTGTCTCGAGATT ATTGCAAGAATCATCCCTGTCGACGGACGAAATCTCGAAACTGAAGGGTACAGGCCGACACGGTATGCTTACCAAGGGTGATGTCCTGCTCGCACTTGGAAAAGTGAAAAACCGTTATGGTTCGGCTGAAAAGTATAATGTGGATGTGATGGGTCCTAGTGGGAAGCGATTGAGCGAGAGGGGCGTGGCTAaagaggtggagaaaaAAGTGGTTTTGGATGGACCTGCGTTGAGGAGGTTGGTCGTCGGTGGTATGGCCAAGGCGACCCAGCCTGCTCACCCAATCATTCACCACG AAACCACGCCGCTTCCACGATCGCCCGACTTTGAATTCGACTCTATCCTCGCGCCTTATGCGGCCTTGCTCCCGTCTCCTCAACCAGAAGTCAAGATTCCTTCCAAGGACGAACTTGCATCGTCTGAAGGCCACCTTGCTCATCCCAGAAAGGACCAGTTTGCCGGGCTGTACTAG
- a CDS encoding mitochondrial-processing peptidase subunit beta translates to MEEPGGVXRSSPSPTASGSSQRPSRRLHLYVGPWIDAGSRADAPAPSGTAHFLEHLAFKGTKSRSQTQLELEVENLGAHLNAYTSREQTVYYAKAFDKDVPQAVDILSDILQNSKLEESAIERERDVILREQEEVEKQYEEVVFDHLHSVAFQGSALGNTILGPKEHINSISKSDLQSYISKNYTADRMALIGAGSIEHDALVKLAEKHFASLPVSSNPIPLGGQSHTPAEFIGSEVRIRDDSMDTINLAIAVEGVGWKSPDYWPMLVMQSIFGNWDRSLGASSLLSSRLSHIISSNNLANSYMSFSTSYSDTGLWGIYLVSENVMNIDDLTHFTLKEWTRMSISPTIAEVERAKSQLKASLLLGLDGTTAIAEDIGRQMITTGKRYTPREIERYVDAVTPAEIQRVAQKYLWDKDIAVAALGRTDGLFDYTRLRADMSSMIL, encoded by the exons ATGGAGGAACCGGGCGGGGTNNCAAGAAGTTCACCCTCTCCAACGGCTTCAGGGTCTTCACAGAGACCATCCCGGCGCCTCCACCTCTACGTCGGGCCTTGGATCGACGCCGGCTCCAGGGCAGATGCCCCGGCGCCAAGCGGCACAGCCCACTTCCTCGAG CACCTCGCCTTCAAGGGCACCAAGTCCCGGTCGCAGACCCAGCTCGAGCTCGAAGTCGAAAACCTCGGCGCCCACCTCAACGCCTACACCTCCCGCGAGCAGACCGTCTACTACGCCAAGGCGTTCGACAAGGACGTCCCCCAGGCCGTCGACATCCTCTCCGACATTCTCCAAAACTCCAAGCTTGAAGAGTCGGCGATCGAGAGGGAGCGCGATGTCATTCTCCGGGAGCAGGAAGAGGTCGAGAAGCAGTATGAAGAGGTTGTCTTTGACCACTTGCACTCGGTCGCTTTCCAGG GCTCCGCGCTCGGAAACACCATCCTCGGCCCCAAGGAACACAtcaactccatctccaAGTCCGACCTCCAATCCTACATTTCCAAAAACTACACTGCCGACCGGATGGCCTTGATCGGTGCCGGTTCCATCGAGCACGATGCCCTCGTCAAGCTCGCCGAAAAGCACTTTGCCTCCCTCCCCGTTTCCTCCAACCCCATCCCCCTCGGTGGCCAGTCCCACACCCCCGCCGAGTTTATCGGCTCCGAAGTCCGAATCCGAGACGACTCCATGGACACCATCAACctcgccatcgccgtcgAGGGTGTCGGATGGAAGTCTCCCGACTACTGGCCCATGCTCGTCATGCAGAGCATCTTTGGTAACTGGGATAGGTCTTTGGGTGCCAGCTCCTTGTTGAGCAGCAGGTTGTCCCACATCATCTCAAGCAACAACCTCGCCAACTCTTACAtgtccttctccacctcctaCTCTGACACCGGTCTCTGGGGTATCTATCTCGTTTCTGAAAA CGTCATGAACATTGACGACCTTACCCACTTTACCCTCAAAGAATGGACCCGAATGTCCATAAGCCCCACCATTGCCGAGGTCGAACGTGCCAAGTCTCAGCTCAAGGCTTCCTTGTTGTTGGGTCTTGACGGTACCACCGCCATCGCCGAGGAC ATTGGCCGACAAATGATCACCACCGGGAAACGATACACTCCCCGAGAAATCGAGCGATACGTCGATGCCGTCACCCCCGCAGAGATTCAACGTGTCGCCCAAAAGTACCTCTGGGACAAGGATATTGCCGTTGCCGCTCTTGGTCGAACTGACGGTCTTTTCGACTATACTCGTCTCCGTGCCG ACATGTCCTCTATGATCCTCTAA
- a CDS encoding large subunit ribosomal protein L36e, which translates to MADVNMSSAPAQRSNLRYGMNKGRPTTVIPKTARPSNKKGVKTEKKTFVRSVIREVAGFSPYEKRVMELLRNSKDKKAKKLTKKRLGTLLRSKRKIEELSAVIVEQRRAGH; encoded by the exons ATGGCCGACGTCAACATGTCCTCTGCTCCCGCTCAGCGATCTA ACCTCCGATACGGTATGAACAAGGGCCGACCCACCACCGTCATCCCCAAGACTGCCAGGCCTTCCAACAAGAAGGGTGTCAAGAC cgagaagaagactttTGTCAGGTCTGTCATCCGAGAGGTTGCCGGGTTCTCTCCTTACGAGAAGCGAGTCATGGAGTTGTTGAGGAACtccaaggacaagaaggccaagaagctcaccaagaagagg CTCGGTACTCTCCTCCGATccaagaggaagattgaggagCTCTCTGCCGTTATCGTTGAGCAGCGTCGTGCCGGCCACTAA
- a CDS encoding ATP-binding cassette transporter protein YOR1, with product MSPLLPTHWGASAPQNEPTLPSPSHSVSTRVGDEEKLRRSEGSDGEDRINLDSNKYDVKGMKETEDGGANKQVMVVFEQKSGKELEKPIEEGPFTQPRWRHSLPFVKPKHPPPPPPLSLDDAPVTPEVSANFFNLLFFNWISPMMALGSARPLQDADLWRMDAARGAKPLSEKLLASYAARTKKANEYNARLADPNTPLPFSRRILYSVLPHREQREKDYRKKHGKKHASLAMSLLDVFGWFFMSAGFIKVFGDTCQAVTPLVIRRLINWSANYQAAKSAGLDLPSRGPGIGAAIGLLLLLICSSLGMHHYFIRSMGTGVLSRAAIISAVYQQALQFTQKSRGQIPNGKLVNHISTDTSRIDFAAGFSHMLWTAPVQMIVIIIILIVQIGYSALPGIAFLLVMTPLQARFMKTLFMFRKKAATWTDKRAKLLQEILGGMRIVKYMAWEKPFLERIHAIRSMELKYIRLLLIFRSGMTAIAMSLPILAAILSFITYSLTSHSLEAAKIFTVITLFNLMRMPLMMWPMTLSSTADALNALGRLEAVFDAELVKEEKKVDPSMDVAIRLENASFTWDSAPIEEDNMMSKLTGKYAKVLNGGKPGGPPGKKEKKNKPKKVTAAEEIQAETAAGQPGAGEASAEGQGQKNPSAPGIDEEISEKKEVEIFQLRDINLNIPKGSLTAIVGAIGSGKSSLLQGLMGEMRRTTGSVTFSGSTSLCAQTPWIQNATVRENILFGQPWDEERYWAAIRDSSLEADLELLEDGDGTEIGEKGINLSGGQKQRVNIARAIYYNADIIALDDPLSALDAGVGKAIFFNAIINALSGKTRVLVTHALHLLPYVDNIIMMEDGKIGEVGTYRELKERNGAFAKLIKEFGNEELAEEKMETEEEAVESSGPTVTHDRANMMSKGSAHTLMQTEERNVGALKKGTFFDYLKAGKGVFMLPLLFFCIVVAQSFYVITSFWLVWWEETKWPQPNGFYMGIYAGLGVGLAIALFFQGFSNALINYFASVNIHHNAISRVMLAPQTFFDTTPLGRIMNRFSKDTDTIDNTLSDAMRMAISTLANIVGSVILLAIIEPYFLIAMAVVSLLYLHNAMFYRRSSREFKRIDSILRSSLYSHFSESLSGVATIRSYGETARFFEDNIHRVDIENRAYYLTIVNQRWLGLRLDFLGSLLSFSVAIIVVCSSSVSASNGGLGLSTIVSVQQAFSWLVRQIAEVENDMVGAERIMHYANELEQESPHQIEGTKPPASWPSEGTIEFKDVRMRYRPELPDVLKGLTLNVGASEKIGVVGRTGAGKSSIMVALFRMSELSHGFIKIDGVDVSKVGLNDLRSGISIIPQDPLLFSGTLRSNIDPFNTKTDAELYDTLRRSHLIGSSDSSHNSDSQNRFNLDTVIEEEGGNLSVGERSLVSLARALVRNTKVLVLDEATASVDLETDAKIQETIRQEFRDRTLLCIAHRLKTILAYDRILVMSDGQVAEFDTPENLFLSGGIFTEMCSKANISLADIKAAAALRF from the exons ATGTCGCCATTACTACCGACGCACTGGGGAGCTTCGGCCCCTCAAAATGAACCAACACTTCCTTCGCCGTCCCATAGCGTCTCAACAAGAGtaggcgatgaagagaaatTAAGGCGTTCTGAAGGTTCAGACGGCGAAGATCGAATAAACTTAGACTCCAATAAATATGATGTGAAGGGTATGAAGGAAACAGAAGACGGAGGGGCCAATAAGCAGGTTATGGTCGTTTTTGAGCAGAAGAGTGGCAAAGAGCTGGAGAAGCCCATTGAAGAGGGGCCGTTCACGCAACCGCGATG GCGACATTCACTCCCATTCGTTAAGCCAAAGcaccctccaccaccacctccactttctttgGACGACGCTCCTGTCACACCAGAGGTTTCTGCCAACTTCTttaatctcctcttctttaATTGGATCAGCCCTATGATGGCTCTCGGATCAGCTCGACCTTTACAAGATGCTGAtctttggaggatggatgCGGCCCGAGGTGCTAAACCCCTTTCCGAGAAGCTTCTCGCATCCTATGCTGCTCGAACAAAGAAAGCCAATGAATACAATGCTAGGCTTGCTGACCCCAACACGCCATTGCCTTTCTCAAGGCGGATCCTGTACTCTGTTTTGCCCCATCGCGAacaaagagagaaggactATAGGAAAAAGCACGGAAAGAAACATGCCTCACTCGCCATGTCGCTCTTGGATGTCTTTGGCTGGTTTTTCATGTCGGCAGGTTTCATCAAAGTGTTTGGAGATACCTGTCAAGCTGTAACACCACTAGTCATCCGAAGACTTATTAACTGGTCTGCCAACTACCAGGCCGCCAAGAGTGCTGGTCTCGATCTGCCTTCTAGAGGCCCTGGTATTGGTGCTGCTATTGGATTGCTTCTTTTGCTCATCTGCTCAAGTTTGGGTATGCACCACTACTTCATCA GATCCATGGGTACTGGTGTTCTTTCTCGAGCTGCGATCATCTCTGCCGTGTAccaacaagctcttcaGTTCACCCAGAAGTCTCGAGGACAGATTCCTAACGGCAAATTGGTCAACCACATCTCAACCGATACCTCTCGAATTGACTTTGCTGCTGGTTTTTCTCATATGCTTTGGACCGCTCCTGTTCAGATGATTGTCATCATTA TCATCTTGATCGTACAGATTGGGTATTCTGCTCTTCCCGGCATTGCCTTCTTGTTGGTCATGACCCCTCTTCAAGCACGATTTATGAAGACTCTTTTCATGTTCCGTAAAAAGGCCGCGACATGGACAGACAAAAG AGCAAAACTCCTTCAGGAAATCCTTGGCGGTATGCGTATCGTCAAGTATATGGCTTGGGAGAAGCCTTTCCTTGAACGTATTCATGCCATTCGTAGTATGGAACTCAAGTACATCCGTCTGCTTCTGATCTTCCGATCTGGTATGACTGCCATCGCCATGTCCCTTCCTATCCTTGCTgccattctctccttcatcacctACTCTCTTACTTCACACTCACTCGAGGCTGCCAAAATCTTCACTGTCATCACTCTCTTCAACCTTATGCGAATGCCTCTCATGATGTGGCCCATGACGCTGAGTTCCACAGCTGACGCTCTCAATGCTTTGGGTCGACTGGAAGCTGTATTTGATGCTGAACTGGtcaaagaggagaaaaaggtggACCCGTCCATGGACGTCGCCATCAGGTTGGAGAATGCTTCATTCACCTGGGATTCTGCGCCTATCGAGGAAGACAACATGATGTCAAAACTTACCGGAAAGTATGCCAAGGTCCTCAATGGCGGTAAGCCTGGAGGACCTCCCGgtaaaaaggagaaaaagaacaagCCCAAGAAGGTGACTGCGGCGGAGGAAATTCAGGCTGAAACTGCTGCTGGTCAACCTGGCGCAGGCGAAGCTAGCGCAGAAGGCCAAGGTCAGAAGAATCCTTCAGCACCCGGTATAGATGAGGAAATCagtgagaagaaggaagtggaAATCTTCCAGCTTCGTGATATCAATCTCAATATTCCCAAGGGATCTTTAACGGCCATCGTCGGAGCAATCGGTTCTGGAAAGTCCAGTTTGCTACAAGGTCTTATGGGAG AAATGAGGCGAACTACTGGTTCGGTGACTTTCTCCGGTTCAACTTCTCTTTGTGCGCAGACCCCATGGATTCAGAATGCCACTGTTCGAGAA AACATCCTGTTTGGTCAACCATGGGACGAAGAGCGTTACTGGGCTGCAATCCGTGATTCGAGCCTTGAAGCTGACCTTGAACTTCTCGAGGATGGTGACGGCACTGAAATCGGTGAGAAGGGTATCAACCTTTCTGGTGGTCAAAAGCAGCGTGTGAACATTGCGCGTGCCATATATTACAACGCAGACATCATTGCTTTGGATGACCCTCTTTCTGCCTTAGATGCCGGTGTTGGCAAggccatcttcttcaatgcTATCATCAACGCTCTTTCAGGCAAAACTCGTGTTCTTGTCACCCACGCCCTCCATTTATTGCCTTATGTAGACAACATCATTATGATGGAAGACGGAAAGATTGGTGAGGTCGGTACTTACCGGGAGTTGAAGGAACGGAACGGAGCGTTTGCCAAGTTGATCAAAGAATTTGGTAACGAGGAATTggccgaggagaagatggaaacagaggaagaggctgtTGAGAGCTCTGGTCCCACTGTCACTCATGATCGAGCCAACATGATGTCCAAGGGCAGTGCTCATACTCTCATGCAGACCGAAGAACGTAATGTTGGCGCCCTCAAGAAAGGCACCTTTTTCGACTATCTTAAGGCGGGTAAGGGTGTTTTTATGTTACCCTTACTTTTCTTCTGTATCGTTGTGGCCCAGTCCTTCTATGTCATCACCTCATTTTGGTTGGTATGGTGGGAGGAAACCAAATGGCCACAGCCGAACGGATTCTACATGGGTATCTATGCTGGTTTAGGTGTCGGGCTTGCTATTGCCCTGTTCTTCCAGGGTTTCAGCAACGCTTTGATAAACTATTTCGCCTCAGTCAACATTCACCACAACGCCATCTCCCGTGTCATGCTCGCTCCACAAACCTTCTTCGACACTACCCCTCTTGGTCGTATCATGAACCGATTCAGCAAAGACACAGATACCATCGATAATACTCTTTCTGACGCCATGCGTATGGCTATCTCCACATTGGCGAACATTGTAGGCTCTGttatccttcttgccatcATTGAACCATACTTCCTCATCGCTATGGCTGTTGTTTCGCTTTTGTACCTTCACAACGCCATGTTCTACCGACGCAGTTCGCGAGAATTCAAGCGAATTGATTCCATCCTCCGATCGAGTCTCTATTCTCACTTCTCTGAGTCGCTCTCAGGTGTGGCTACCATTCGTTCGTACGGTGAAACAGCAAGGTTCTTTGAAGACAACATTCACCGTGTCGATATAGAGAACCGCGCTTATTATCTCACCATCGTCAACCAGAGATGGCTCGGTCTTCGACTCGATTTCCTAGGATcactcctttccttctctgtTGCGATTATCGTTGTttgctcttcctcggtTTCCGCGTCAAACGGTGGTCTTGGTCTTTCCACCATCGTCTCTGTTCAACAAGCTTTCTCATGGCTTGTTCGTCAAATTGCAGAGGTTGAAAATGACATGGTTGGCGCTGAGCGTATAATGCACTACGCCAATGAACTCGAGCAAGAGTCCCCTCACCAGATCGAAGGCACCAAACCTCCTGCTTCCTGGCCATCGGAGGGTACTATCGAGTTCAAGGACGTCCGTATGAGGTATCGTCCGGAGCTTCCAGACGTCCTCAAGGGTCTTACACTGAATGTGGGCGCTTCCGAAAAGATCGGCGTGGTGGGCAGAACTGGTGCAGGAAAGAGCTCAATCATGGTTGCTCTCTTTCGGATGTCCGAGTTATCTCATGGCTTCATCAAGATCGACGGTGTGGACGTGTCCAAGGTCGGTTTGAATGATCTTCGATCTGGCATATCCATCATTCCTCAAGACCCTCTTCTGTTCAGCGGCACGCTGAGATCCAACATTGATCCATTCAACACAAAGACTGATGCCGAGCTCTATGACACTCTCCGTCGTTCCCATCTCATTGGATCTTCCGACTCTTCTCACAATTCAGATTCTCAAAACAGATTTAACCTCGACACCGttattgaagaggagggtggGAATCTTTCTGTTGGTGAACGTTCCCTTGTATCCTTGGCGCGTGCCTTGGTGAGAAACACTAAGGTTCTAGTTCTGGATGAAGCTACAGCAAGTGTGGATTTGGAGACGGATGCGAAGATCCAGGAGACTATCAGACAAGAGTTCAGGGACAGGACGTTGTTGTGTATCGCGCACAGGTTGAAGACCATTTTGGCTTATGACAGAATTCTTGTTATGAGTGATGGACAAGTGGCT GAATTCGATACTCCTGAGAATCTTTTCTTGAGTGGCGGTATCTTCACAGAAATGTGTTCCAAAGCCAACATCAGCTTGGCTGATATCAAG GCTGCAGCTGCTTTGCGCTTCTAA